A segment of the Candidatus Zixiibacteriota bacterium genome:
ATCGCATAAGAGATGCTTGGGCAGAAACTTTAAAGCTACAATTCTATCCAGCTTGGTATCCTGGGCTTTATAGACCACACCCATTCCACCTTCACCCAGCTTTTCTAAAATCTTGTAATGCGAAATTGTTTTGCCGATCATTTTTCCAATCCCATTTTCCCAAGTAGTGCCTTAGATCGAGGATCAGAACGCAAGGTATCCATATAGGGAGCAGCTTTGAGTGAAACCATCCAGGATTCTCGCTCATTATAAGCCTTATCCAGATATTCAAATACTTGATCCTTTTTGCCCAGCCCTGCGTAGATCAATGCCTTGTATAAGGACGAAACATATCTTTGCTGGGAAATCTCGTTCAATTGGTCGAGCAGGCTTAGTGCTTCATTATCTCGCCCAGACATACCATAAGCAAGTCCGAGGAACCCAATTGGGAATGGAATACCTTGCCAGAGACTGGCAAATTTTTTCAAAGAAGCAATCGCTTCTTCCCATCTCTCTTTCCCCATATAAGATAATCCAAGGAAAAGACATGTTACGGCAAAGTTTGGGTCCATTTCGAGAGTTTTGTGGAGCTGTTCAATGGCTTCATCGTACCGACGTCCCAAGTAAAGGACAAACCCTAAAACCGCATTATGAACCAGGCAAAGCGGGTCTAACTCCACACTTTTTTCCATCTCAGCGATTGCTTCAACAACATGCCCAGTTATCGCCAGATACAGACCATAATAATAGTGGGCTACAGCATAATTGGGGTTGAGCTCTATGGCCCGCTTGTATGCTTTTTCAGCCTCTGCCCAGTCCCAATCGTAGAACATTTTAGTCCAGCCCAGCGAGGCATAGGCTTCGGCAAGTGTGTCATCTATTTCCAAGGCCTTAGCGCAAGCAACCTTTGCTTTGGGATAAGCCTCTTTTGGAGGAAGGAACGCCCAGAGTCCAAATTGATTATAGCAGTCAGCGATTCCTGCATACGCCAGTGCGTACAGCGGGTCTTTGTCAATGGCTTGCTGGAAGCATTCAACTGCTTTTTGCAGTCCACCTTCATAGCGTCTGAACCAGAAGTAACGACCTTTCAAATAAAGGTTATAAGCTTCCGGATCATCGGTGTAACGCTTTTCCAGTTTAGCTTTCTCTTCTTTTAAAAGATTCACTTTTAACTTATTCACAATTGACAAAGAGATCTCTTCCTGAATCGCAAATACATCCTCCATCTCTCGATCATATCGCTCTGACCAAAGGTGGTAACCATCAGCCACATTTACCAGTTGTGCAGTTATCCTTAGTCTATTTCCTGCCTTACGCACACTGCCTTCCAGCAATGTTTCCACGCTTAATTTCCTGCCGATTTCACGTATATCTATGTCTTTGCCTTTAAAGGAGAAAGCAGAAGTTCGGGCAACCACACGCAAACCTTCTACCTGCGTTAAAGCATTGATAATCTCTTCAGCCATGCCATCACAGAAATACTCCTGCTCTTTATCGGCGCTCAAATTGGTAAATGGCAGCACGGCGATAGAAGGCATAAGCTTCTTTGAAGTTTCCAGCGTCTTCGTCAGTTCCGCTTCCACTTCCGTCTTGACCCTTCTTAAATCAGCGGAAAGGTCATCCACATGCTGGTATCGCATCTCCCTGTTCTTC
Coding sequences within it:
- a CDS encoding protein kinase, producing MIGKTISHYKILEKLGEGGMGVVYKAQDTKLDRIVALKFLPKHLLCDQEAKTRFEHEAKAASSLNHPNITTIHEIDEFEGECFIAMEYVEGNSLKELIEEKTFTIEKVLNIAIQVAEGLNAAHKKGIVHRDIKSDNIMLTAEGLVKIMDFGLAKLRGVSRVTKEGTTLGTLSYMSPEQIHGIEVDQRSDIFSFGVVLYEMITSQLPFKGEHEAAIIYSILNETPEPLARYKANVPEGLQMAVNKALEKNREMRYQHVDDLSADLRRVKTEVEAELTKTLETSKKLMPSIAVLPFTNLSADKEQEYFCDGMAEEIINALTQVEGLRVVARTSAFSFKGKDIDIREIGRKLSVETLLEGSVRKAGNRLRITAQLVNVADGYHLWSERYDREMEDVFAIQEEISLSIVNKLKVNLLKEEKAKLEKRYTDDPEAYNLYLKGRYFWFRRYEGGLQKAVECFQQAIDKDPLYALAYAGIADCYNQFGLWAFLPPKEAYPKAKVACAKALEIDDTLAEAYASLGWTKMFYDWDWAEAEKAYKRAIELNPNYAVAHYYYGLYLAITGHVVEAIAEMEKSVELDPLCLVHNAVLGFVLYLGRRYDEAIEQLHKTLEMDPNFAVTCLFLGLSYMGKERWEEAIASLKKFASLWQGIPFPIGFLGLAYGMSGRDNEALSLLDQLNEISQQRYVSSLYKALIYAGLGKKDQVFEYLDKAYNERESWMVSLKAAPYMDTLRSDPRSKALLGKMGLEK